Proteins from one Leptospira neocaledonica genomic window:
- a CDS encoding sulfate ABC transporter substrate-binding protein, with translation MKAKSKNSVLRSIAKGIGALALTAIFSLSAYANDTLLNVSFDPTRELYEEINKKFVESWKKKSGKDLTIQQSHGGSGKQARAVIDGLEADVVTLALAYDIDSIVSNGGSVSKDWEKAFPNHSTPYYSTIVFLVRKGNPKGIKDWDDVVKPGIGVITPNPKTSGGARWNYLAAWGFAKKQYKTEEKAIEFVRNLYKNTSVLDTGARGSTTTFVQRGIGDVLLAWENEAELALSESRKANGGVAQFEVVYPSTSILAETPVAIVEKVAAKKGTQEVAKAYLDFLYTKEGQEIIAKHFFRPNDAAILKANVAKFPKLQLFDVRSIEGSWAAAHKKHFADGGLFDSIYGEAKK, from the coding sequence ATGAAAGCAAAATCTAAAAACTCTGTACTCCGGTCAATTGCCAAGGGAATCGGCGCTCTGGCATTAACCGCTATCTTCTCCTTATCCGCATATGCAAACGATACCCTGTTAAACGTTTCTTTCGACCCGACCAGGGAGCTTTACGAAGAAATTAATAAGAAGTTCGTAGAGTCTTGGAAGAAGAAATCAGGAAAAGACCTTACTATCCAACAATCCCATGGTGGATCTGGAAAACAAGCTAGAGCCGTAATCGACGGATTAGAAGCGGATGTAGTAACTCTTGCTCTTGCTTATGATATTGATAGTATCGTTTCTAACGGTGGCTCCGTTTCCAAAGATTGGGAGAAAGCATTCCCGAACCATTCTACTCCATACTATTCTACAATCGTTTTCTTAGTTAGAAAAGGAAACCCTAAAGGGATCAAAGATTGGGACGATGTTGTAAAACCAGGGATCGGAGTAATCACACCAAACCCTAAAACTTCCGGTGGAGCTCGCTGGAATTATTTAGCGGCTTGGGGATTTGCAAAGAAACAATATAAAACAGAAGAAAAGGCGATCGAGTTCGTGAGAAACCTCTACAAGAACACTTCCGTTCTGGATACAGGTGCGAGAGGATCCACTACTACCTTCGTTCAAAGAGGAATCGGTGATGTTCTTCTGGCTTGGGAAAATGAAGCAGAACTTGCTCTATCCGAGTCCAGAAAAGCAAATGGTGGAGTGGCTCAGTTCGAAGTGGTTTATCCAAGCACCAGTATTCTTGCAGAAACTCCTGTAGCAATCGTTGAAAAAGTGGCTGCTAAAAAAGGAACCCAAGAAGTAGCAAAAGCATACTTGGATTTCTTATACACAAAAGAAGGTCAGGAAATTATCGCAAAACATTTCTTCCGCCCGAACGATGCAGCCATCCTGAAAGCGAATGTTGCCAAATTCCCTAAACTTCAATTATTCGACGTTAGAAGTATTGAAGGTTCCTGGGCAGCTGCTCATAAAAAACATTTCGCTGACGGCGGTCTTTTCGACTCCATCTACGGCGAGGCAAAGAAGTAA
- the cysT gene encoding sulfate ABC transporter permease subunit CysT, whose protein sequence is MKLIFRPYSKTSFGLSLGLTTFYLSLLVIIPLSALFFKSATLGISGLWEVLSEERIKQALYLSFGAGGVAAIINLFVGFLFAWVLVRYNFPGKKILDSLVDLPFTLPTAVAGIALTTIYAPNGFIGKYLTPYGIKIAYTPIGIVIALVFIGFPFVVRTVQPILEDLPKELEESAYCLGANRFQTFIKVILPELIPSLLAGTSMAFARGIGEYGSVVFISGNLPGKTEILPLLIVTKLEQYEYAKATGIAVLMLVLSFTIMFGINYLQNRASRRLG, encoded by the coding sequence TTGAAACTGATTTTCCGTCCTTATTCAAAAACAAGCTTTGGTCTGTCCTTAGGACTCACTACATTCTACCTAAGCTTACTAGTCATTATTCCATTATCCGCATTATTCTTTAAATCTGCGACCTTAGGCATTTCCGGACTCTGGGAAGTTCTTTCAGAAGAAAGGATTAAACAAGCTCTGTATTTAAGTTTCGGAGCGGGAGGGGTCGCAGCTATCATCAATCTATTCGTAGGATTTTTATTTGCCTGGGTTTTGGTTCGTTATAATTTTCCAGGCAAAAAAATCTTAGATTCACTGGTGGATCTTCCGTTCACTCTTCCTACTGCAGTGGCAGGAATCGCATTAACCACAATTTATGCTCCTAACGGTTTTATCGGAAAATATCTGACACCTTACGGGATCAAGATCGCATACACTCCTATCGGGATTGTGATCGCTTTAGTATTCATCGGGTTTCCATTCGTTGTAAGAACTGTTCAGCCCATTCTGGAAGATCTTCCCAAAGAATTAGAAGAAAGCGCTTATTGCCTAGGAGCGAACCGATTCCAAACTTTTATCAAGGTAATCTTACCCGAGTTAATCCCTTCTTTACTCGCAGGAACGAGTATGGCATTTGCGAGAGGAATTGGAGAATACGGATCGGTCGTTTTTATTTCAGGAAACCTTCCAGGCAAAACCGAAATTCTTCCGCTACTTATAGTTACTAAATTGGAACAGTACGAATACGCAAAGGCGACAGGAATCGCCGTTTTAATGTTAGTCCTCTCCTTCACGATCATGTTTGGAATCAATTATCTGCAAAACAGAGCCTCTAGGAGACTAGGATGA
- the cysW gene encoding sulfate ABC transporter permease subunit CysW produces the protein MKETESVWIRLSLIVAVLLLAFIILILPITVVFLEAFAQGWEAYLKGLQDSDTIAAMLMTLKVAAIAVPLNTAFGLIAAFLLTRFEFPGKNILLTIIDSPFAVSPVISGLIFLLLFGKQGWMGDILEEWNIKIVFNTPGLVIATVFITLPFVARELIPLMQSQGKEEEEAGILLGASLYQTFIKIIIPNIKWGLLYGLILCNARAMGEFGAVSVLSGHIRGKTNTLPLQIEMLYNEYNSVGAFSAASVLVFLSLLTLLLKTILERNLHRKEELVIPEDPSEEKKVKKKKGPSDFQI, from the coding sequence ATGAAAGAAACAGAATCCGTTTGGATCCGCTTATCTTTGATCGTTGCGGTCCTCCTTCTTGCATTTATTATTCTAATCCTTCCGATCACAGTGGTCTTCTTAGAAGCATTCGCGCAGGGTTGGGAGGCTTACTTAAAAGGATTACAGGACAGCGATACGATTGCCGCAATGCTCATGACATTGAAGGTAGCAGCTATCGCAGTTCCTTTAAACACTGCCTTCGGGTTGATTGCTGCATTTCTTTTAACAAGATTTGAATTCCCCGGAAAAAATATACTTCTTACAATTATAGATTCCCCATTTGCTGTTTCTCCAGTAATCTCCGGTCTGATTTTCCTTTTACTTTTCGGAAAACAAGGATGGATGGGAGATATATTAGAAGAGTGGAATATTAAAATCGTATTTAATACTCCTGGACTCGTGATTGCTACGGTATTTATCACACTTCCATTCGTAGCCAGAGAATTGATCCCTCTTATGCAAAGCCAGGGAAAAGAAGAAGAAGAGGCCGGGATCTTACTAGGAGCTTCTCTCTACCAGACATTCATTAAAATTATCATCCCGAATATCAAATGGGGACTCTTGTACGGACTTATACTTTGTAATGCGAGAGCAATGGGAGAATTCGGAGCGGTTTCCGTTCTATCCGGACATATCCGAGGAAAAACCAATACCTTACCCTTGCAGATAGAAATGTTATATAACGAGTATAATTCCGTAGGAGCATTTTCAGCCGCATCTGTACTTGTATTTCTTTCGCTACTAACGTTACTCTTAAAAACGATCTTAGAAAGAAATCTTCATAGAAAAGAAGAGCTTGTAATTCCGGAAGATCCATCTGAGGAAAAAAAAGTAAAAAAAAAGAAAGGTCCCTCGGATTTTCAAATATAG